The Halosimplex litoreum genome has a window encoding:
- a CDS encoding hybrid sensor histidine kinase/response regulator, protein MAGAVDTLLIEDNPGDAKLVEHYLDNPSVAAFFDEISLTHVETLTDGRDRLRSAQYDVVLLDLGLPESDGIETLHAVTDMDPEVPIIVLTGLEKTEIAVEAIQSGAQDYLEKGDIDADRLVRSLRYAIERHEHERALARRNEQLDFFNSLLRHDLMNALNVMMARADMLESEVDDPELTDYAHSIGEWGRNIVDLTDKIRSILDTVTDDGDDSLEPTSISRVVDEEVARVSSLSDRVDIVVDVPNAEVLANDLLSDVVGNLLTNAVEHTDGRTTVRVDGEVTGPHATLTVADDGTGVPEPRRDDLFERGQKGTASSGTGFGLFFVSSMVESYGGSVCAEESERGGAAFVLELPRA, encoded by the coding sequence ATGGCCGGAGCAGTCGACACCCTCCTGATCGAGGACAACCCGGGCGACGCGAAGCTGGTCGAACACTACCTCGACAACCCATCGGTCGCCGCGTTCTTCGACGAGATCAGCCTGACGCACGTCGAGACGCTGACCGACGGGCGAGACCGCCTCCGGTCGGCCCAGTACGACGTGGTCCTGCTCGACCTGGGCCTGCCCGAGTCCGACGGTATCGAGACGCTCCACGCGGTGACCGACATGGACCCCGAGGTGCCGATAATCGTGCTGACGGGCCTGGAGAAGACCGAGATCGCCGTCGAAGCGATCCAGTCGGGCGCGCAGGACTACCTCGAGAAAGGCGACATCGACGCCGACAGACTGGTCCGGTCGCTGCGCTACGCCATCGAGCGTCACGAACACGAGCGGGCGCTCGCCCGGCGCAACGAGCAACTGGACTTTTTCAACAGCCTGCTCCGGCACGACCTGATGAACGCGCTGAACGTCATGATGGCGCGGGCAGACATGCTCGAATCGGAGGTCGACGACCCCGAACTGACCGACTACGCGCACAGTATCGGCGAGTGGGGTCGCAACATCGTCGATCTCACCGACAAGATCCGGTCGATCCTCGACACCGTGACCGACGACGGCGACGACTCGCTGGAACCGACCTCGATCTCGCGGGTGGTCGACGAGGAGGTGGCCCGCGTCAGCTCGCTCAGCGACCGCGTCGATATCGTCGTGGACGTGCCTAACGCTGAGGTGCTGGCGAACGACCTGCTGTCGGACGTGGTCGGGAATCTCCTCACCAACGCCGTCGAGCACACCGACGGTCGGACGACCGTCAGGGTCGACGGCGAAGTCACGGGGCCCCACGCCACGCTGACCGTCGCCGACGACGGCACCGGCGTGCCCGAACCGCGCCGCGACGACCTCTTCGAACGCGGCCAGAAAGGGACCGCCTCCTCGGGGACCGGCTTCGGCCTCTTTTTCGTCTCCTCGATGGTCGAGTCCTACGGCGGGTCCGTCTGCGCCGAGGAGAGCGAGCGCGGCGGCGCCGCCTTCGTTCTCGAACTGCCGCGGGCCTGA
- a CDS encoding METTL5 family protein — protein MSTKTRLAQQLGVVAGFEDPRVDLEQYRTPPEIAAHLIHTADLQGDIEDRTVVDLGTGTGMLALGAVLRGPNRVVGVDLDPGPLATARANERRVAAAADVEWVRADATALPLAPDGPTTVVMNPPFGAQSGNEHADRGFLATAAAVGDVSYSVHNAGSEAFVESFAADNGGRVTHAFAAELDLPHQFDFHEDESRTVDVEVFRIAWDAEDAHDVEADTE, from the coding sequence GTGAGTACGAAGACCCGTCTCGCACAGCAGCTCGGGGTCGTCGCGGGCTTCGAGGACCCGCGGGTGGACCTGGAGCAGTACCGGACGCCGCCGGAGATCGCGGCGCACCTGATCCACACCGCGGACCTGCAAGGCGACATCGAGGACCGGACGGTCGTGGACCTGGGCACCGGGACGGGGATGCTGGCGCTCGGTGCCGTGTTGCGCGGGCCGAACCGTGTCGTCGGCGTCGACCTGGACCCCGGGCCGCTGGCGACCGCGCGGGCCAACGAACGGCGCGTCGCGGCCGCCGCGGACGTCGAGTGGGTGCGGGCCGACGCGACCGCGCTCCCGCTCGCCCCGGACGGACCGACGACCGTGGTCATGAACCCGCCGTTCGGCGCCCAGTCGGGCAACGAACACGCCGACCGGGGCTTCCTCGCGACGGCCGCCGCGGTCGGCGACGTGTCCTATTCCGTCCACAACGCCGGCAGCGAGGCGTTCGTCGAGTCGTTCGCCGCCGACAACGGCGGCCGCGTCACCCACGCCTTCGCCGCGGAACTCGACTTGCCCCACCAGTTCGACTTCCACGAGGACGAATCGCGGACGGTCGACGTCGAGGTCTTCCGGATCGCGTGGGACGCCGAAGACGCCCACGACGTTGAGGCCGACACGGAGTGA
- a CDS encoding DUF555 domain-containing protein: MNYIVVMEAAWLVHDVDNIDDAIGVAISEAGKRLNQKDMDYVEVGVGSTNCPACAEPFDSAYIAADTALVGLVLEMEVFNAESEEHAQRIAKSDVGGALRDVPLDVIETIETESDEEN; this comes from the coding sequence ATGAACTACATCGTAGTGATGGAAGCTGCCTGGTTGGTTCACGACGTGGACAACATCGACGACGCCATCGGCGTCGCCATCAGCGAGGCGGGCAAACGGCTCAACCAGAAGGACATGGACTACGTCGAGGTGGGCGTGGGATCGACGAACTGTCCGGCCTGCGCCGAGCCGTTCGACTCGGCGTACATCGCCGCCGACACCGCACTGGTGGGCCTGGTGCTGGAGATGGAAGTGTTCAACGCCGAGAGCGAGGAACACGCCCAGCGCATCGCCAAGAGCGACGTCGGCGGCGCCCTGCGCGACGTGCCCCTCGACGTCATCGAGACCATCGAGACCGAGAGCGACGAGGAGAACTGA
- the dph2 gene encoding diphthamide biosynthesis enzyme Dph2 — MSQDSRGEADDPARTEGDLTKTGMSLRHDREWDYELDRIVDAVSERDAETVGLQFPEGLKRRGPRVADDLRSELPDDVSVMISGQPCYGACDLDTYLMRRTDVFVHFGHSPMKESDKIIYVPLFSNVDVFPIMERAVDEELAAADEDADVGLVTTAQHMNKFDEMRSWLEERGYTVHTRKGDERLTHEGQVLGCNYASADVDADQMLYVGGGKFHPLGLAMEHPDKNVVIADPVNNAVSVADTEKFMKQRYGAVHRAMDAEEWGVIFCTKIGQGRWDQAQEIVENNENAYLITMDEVTPDRLTNFGMDAYVNTGCPRITTDDGPQFKQPMLTPQEYRIAVGEEPLEDLAFDTFHGTW, encoded by the coding sequence ATGAGCCAGGATTCGCGCGGCGAGGCCGACGACCCGGCCCGTACCGAGGGCGACCTCACAAAGACGGGGATGTCGCTACGCCACGACCGCGAGTGGGACTACGAACTCGACCGCATCGTCGACGCCGTTTCAGAACGCGACGCCGAGACCGTCGGCCTGCAGTTCCCCGAAGGACTCAAACGCCGCGGCCCGCGCGTCGCCGACGACCTCCGATCAGAGCTGCCCGACGACGTGAGCGTCATGATCTCCGGCCAGCCCTGCTACGGCGCCTGCGACCTGGATACCTACCTCATGCGCCGCACCGACGTGTTCGTCCACTTCGGCCACTCCCCGATGAAGGAGTCGGACAAGATCATCTACGTCCCGCTGTTCTCGAACGTCGACGTCTTCCCGATCATGGAGCGGGCCGTCGACGAGGAGCTCGCCGCCGCCGACGAGGACGCCGACGTGGGCCTCGTGACGACCGCCCAGCACATGAACAAGTTCGACGAGATGCGCTCGTGGCTCGAAGAGCGCGGCTACACCGTCCACACCAGGAAAGGCGACGAGCGGCTCACCCACGAGGGGCAGGTGCTGGGCTGTAACTACGCCAGCGCGGACGTCGACGCCGACCAGATGCTGTACGTCGGCGGCGGGAAGTTCCATCCGCTCGGGCTCGCGATGGAGCACCCCGACAAGAACGTCGTCATCGCCGACCCCGTCAACAACGCCGTCTCGGTCGCCGACACGGAGAAGTTCATGAAACAGCGCTACGGCGCGGTTCACCGCGCGATGGACGCCGAGGAGTGGGGCGTCATCTTCTGCACGAAGATCGGTCAGGGCCGCTGGGACCAGGCACAGGAGATCGTCGAGAACAACGAGAACGCCTACCTCATCACGATGGACGAGGTCACGCCCGACCGGCTGACCAACTTCGGGATGGACGCCTACGTCAACACGGGCTGTCCGCGCATCACCACCGACGACGGCCCGCAGTTCAAACAGCCGATGCTCACGCCCCAGGAGTACCGGATCGCCGTCGGCGAGGAACCGCTCGAGGACCTCGCGTTCGACACCTTCCACGGCACCTGGTAG
- a CDS encoding phosphohexomutase domain-containing protein: MDLFGTAGIRGDVQSRVTPALARAVGRAAGADGDSFVVGRDGRTTGEGLVAAVEAGLLSSGADVTRVGQVPTPALAYAAQRSRGVMVTASHNPPTDNGLKLFADGEEYGDDAEARVERRVADDLDPVAWDEWGSSDRADVLGAYRDAVAEFARGHGEPLDGLSVAVDCGNGMASVATPQVLRDLGADVTAIHANVDGHFPGRESKPTPESLRDLRSYLAEGEADLGIGHDGDADRIVVVDASGEVVHEDTIVAVLAEHYTVESDAADPVVVTTPNASARIDERVRAGGGRVERVRLGALHEGIAAARAAGDADTEVVFAAEPWKHVHTDFGGWIDGVASAAVLARLVAGPGLAVLRDPVTERPYRKVSVECPDEAKADAMALVEQRLPGEVPDASVDTEYGVRLELPDGSWALVRPSGTEPYVRVYAESGDVSELVDTVTTVVRGAVTDA; the protein is encoded by the coding sequence ATGGATCTGTTCGGGACCGCGGGCATCCGCGGCGACGTGCAGTCTCGGGTGACGCCGGCGTTGGCGCGCGCGGTCGGGCGCGCCGCCGGTGCGGACGGCGACTCGTTCGTCGTCGGCCGCGACGGGCGAACCACGGGCGAGGGACTGGTCGCGGCCGTCGAAGCCGGACTCCTCAGCAGCGGGGCCGACGTGACAAGGGTGGGGCAGGTGCCGACGCCGGCGCTGGCCTACGCCGCCCAGCGGAGCCGCGGCGTGATGGTCACGGCCAGTCACAACCCGCCGACGGACAACGGACTCAAACTCTTCGCCGACGGGGAGGAGTACGGCGACGACGCCGAGGCGCGGGTCGAGCGCCGGGTCGCCGACGACCTCGACCCCGTCGCGTGGGACGAGTGGGGGTCGAGCGACCGCGCCGACGTGCTCGGCGCGTACCGCGACGCCGTCGCCGAGTTCGCTCGCGGCCACGGCGAACCGCTCGACGGGCTCTCCGTCGCGGTCGACTGCGGGAACGGGATGGCGAGCGTCGCGACCCCGCAGGTCCTCCGCGACCTGGGCGCCGACGTGACGGCGATCCACGCCAACGTCGACGGCCACTTCCCCGGCCGCGAAAGCAAGCCGACGCCCGAGAGCCTGCGCGACTTGCGCTCGTATCTCGCGGAGGGTGAGGCGGACCTGGGGATCGGCCACGACGGCGACGCCGACCGTATCGTCGTCGTCGACGCGAGCGGTGAGGTCGTCCACGAGGACACCATCGTCGCCGTCCTGGCCGAGCACTACACCGTCGAGAGCGACGCCGCCGACCCGGTCGTCGTCACGACGCCCAACGCCTCCGCCCGCATCGACGAGCGGGTCCGCGCCGGCGGCGGACGCGTCGAGCGCGTGCGTCTGGGAGCGCTCCACGAGGGGATCGCCGCCGCCCGCGCGGCCGGCGACGCGGACACCGAGGTCGTCTTCGCGGCCGAACCGTGGAAACACGTCCACACCGACTTCGGCGGCTGGATCGACGGCGTCGCGAGCGCGGCGGTGCTCGCCCGCCTCGTCGCTGGCCCCGGTCTCGCCGTGTTGCGCGACCCGGTGACCGAACGGCCCTACCGGAAGGTCAGCGTCGAGTGCCCGGACGAGGCGAAGGCCGACGCGATGGCGCTGGTCGAGCAACGGCTCCCTGGCGAGGTGCCCGACGCGAGCGTCGATACGGAGTACGGCGTGCGCCTGGAACTCCCGGACGGCTCGTGGGCGCTCGTCCGCCCGAGCGGGACCGAGCCGTACGTCCGCGTCTACGCCGAGAGCGGGGACGTCTCGGAGTTGGTCGACACCGTCACGACTGTCGTCCGTGGGGCCGTCACCGACGCCTGA
- a CDS encoding MBL fold metallo-hydrolase: MTVGSSDWGDWLPRAVESASPDTLAIWYLGCNGFILKASDDTTVYVDPYLGLGDPPRTLRMIPVPFDPEDVSEADAMFGTHEHVDHVHGPSQAPILENTGADYYTADAGHDVIEEEDWTGNWDVNDDQLHEIEEGDTVELGELTVHVEPANDPDAVHPVSLVFEHEAGTFFHGGDARPGEFEAVGEEYDIDVGVLAFGAVGNIPDKETGEDVRTRWYSDENMIIEAANELQLDTLVPSHWDMWKGMTTEPTVLHNHAASFEYPENLRIVEIGDRFDL, encoded by the coding sequence ATGACTGTTGGCAGCAGCGACTGGGGCGACTGGCTCCCCCGTGCAGTGGAATCGGCGTCGCCGGACACCCTCGCGATCTGGTATCTCGGTTGTAACGGCTTCATCCTCAAGGCGAGCGACGACACGACGGTGTACGTCGACCCCTATCTCGGCCTCGGGGACCCGCCGCGGACGCTGCGGATGATCCCCGTGCCGTTCGACCCCGAGGACGTGTCCGAGGCCGACGCGATGTTCGGCACCCACGAACACGTCGACCACGTCCACGGCCCGAGCCAGGCGCCGATCCTCGAAAACACCGGCGCCGACTACTACACGGCCGACGCGGGCCACGACGTGATCGAAGAGGAGGACTGGACCGGCAACTGGGACGTGAACGACGACCAGCTCCACGAAATCGAGGAGGGCGACACGGTCGAGCTCGGCGAGCTGACCGTCCACGTCGAGCCCGCCAACGACCCCGACGCCGTCCACCCGGTCTCGCTGGTCTTCGAACACGAGGCCGGCACGTTCTTCCACGGTGGCGACGCCCGGCCCGGCGAGTTCGAGGCGGTCGGCGAGGAGTACGACATCGACGTCGGCGTGCTGGCGTTCGGTGCCGTCGGCAACATCCCGGACAAGGAGACCGGCGAGGACGTGCGCACCCGGTGGTACAGCGACGAGAACATGATTATCGAAGCTGCCAACGAGCTCCAGCTCGACACGCTGGTGCCGAGCCACTGGGACATGTGGAAGGGCATGACGACCGAGCCGACGGTGCTGCACAACCACGCCGCCAGCTTCGAGTACCCCGAGAACCTCCGGATCGTCGAGATCGGCGACCGATTCGACCTCTGA
- a CDS encoding response regulator produces MSDQQGQPVEILLAEDNPGDAKLTRKALEQGNVINNLHVVTDGVEAVEYLRQEGEHAEKPRPDLILLDLNMPRKDGREVLAEIKDDEDLRRIPVVVMTSSEAEEDIVQSYDLHANAYLTKPIDFDGFIDVVQRIEDFWLTVVKMPPE; encoded by the coding sequence ATGAGCGACCAACAGGGACAGCCGGTCGAGATCCTCCTCGCGGAGGACAACCCCGGCGACGCCAAACTCACGCGCAAAGCACTCGAACAGGGCAACGTGATCAACAACCTCCACGTCGTCACCGACGGCGTCGAGGCCGTCGAGTATCTCCGACAGGAAGGCGAGCACGCCGAGAAGCCGCGGCCGGACCTGATACTACTCGACCTGAACATGCCCCGTAAAGACGGCCGGGAGGTCCTCGCCGAGATCAAAGACGACGAGGACCTCAGACGGATCCCGGTGGTCGTGATGACGAGTTCCGAGGCCGAAGAGGACATCGTCCAGTCCTACGACCTCCACGCCAACGCCTACCTGACGAAGCCCATCGACTTCGACGGGTTCATCGACGTGGTCCAGCGCATCGAGGACTTCTGGTTGACCGTCGTCAAGATGCCGCCCGAGTGA
- a CDS encoding PAS domain S-box protein, which yields MGEQVFDDALYRDVFEAAPGPIFLHDVDTGEILDANEAAAALVGADREAVVGAEIGTFSPDSYTNEEAARLVESARRTGQESISWTLDDGSGGTRSVDVLLERVTLDGAEYVLAFVRDVTEHRAIQERYRTERDMLDRLLDVSPVGIVIHGAEGTILKTNEQAEAILGVDRGELVGGPANPEEIEILSVDGDPLETSRVPFRSVADGGERIEGRELTVERPDGERVVVSVSGSPLFDEDGDLKRVVVSIADITERRERERERKQRNEQLRTLISNLPVVVFTLDSEGVFQHSAGKGLDALGLEPGELEGKSVFDAYADQPDIVGSAERALAGEEVRATQTIGDLTFETWYRPVRDDDGEIELVVGVGRDVSALKDRENRMQDLAQASQELPHARTEREAASVVVDIADAIVGYPVTVYWSHDAEDDRLEPLVASDRALELVEASEATGIPDIGHDSDEMGRFEAGDLAIVENYNDLANPAAPEADFGTVVLVPIGDHGLLSVGALEETVFDEYDRNLTEILARSAVDALDRIERERELEASKRELERSNESLQQFAYVASHDLQEPLRMVSSYVSLLEAEYGEHFDEEAEEYMDFAVDGATRMQEMIDALLQYSRVHTQGEEFVEVDTEAVVAETRKSLELLVDDHSATVEVGELPPVRADRSQLGQIFQNLLKNAVQHGGAEPTVAVDGAREDDRVRFAVSDDGEGIPESQHERIFEIFKQSSDRDDSTGIGLAMCERIAHRHDGEIWVESAPGEGATFHFTMPAVGEENADDDVSRVTTTGGANQ from the coding sequence ATGGGTGAGCAGGTGTTCGACGACGCGCTCTATCGGGACGTGTTCGAGGCGGCTCCGGGCCCGATATTTCTGCACGACGTCGACACGGGCGAGATCCTCGACGCGAACGAGGCGGCGGCCGCCCTGGTCGGGGCCGACCGGGAGGCGGTGGTCGGCGCGGAGATCGGGACGTTCAGTCCCGACAGCTACACGAACGAGGAAGCCGCACGCCTCGTCGAGAGCGCCCGTCGAACCGGCCAGGAGTCGATCTCGTGGACGCTCGACGACGGGAGCGGCGGGACCCGCTCGGTCGACGTGTTGTTGGAGCGAGTGACGCTCGACGGAGCGGAGTACGTGCTCGCCTTCGTCCGTGACGTGACCGAACACCGCGCGATCCAGGAGCGCTATCGGACGGAACGGGACATGCTCGACCGGCTGCTCGACGTCAGTCCGGTCGGGATCGTCATCCACGGCGCCGAGGGTACCATCCTGAAGACGAACGAGCAGGCCGAGGCGATCCTCGGCGTCGACCGCGGGGAACTCGTCGGCGGGCCCGCGAACCCCGAGGAGATCGAGATCCTCTCGGTCGATGGCGACCCCCTCGAGACCTCTCGCGTGCCGTTTCGGTCCGTCGCCGACGGCGGCGAGCGTATCGAGGGGCGCGAACTCACGGTCGAGCGCCCGGACGGCGAACGAGTCGTCGTCTCCGTCAGCGGCTCCCCGCTGTTCGACGAGGACGGCGACCTGAAGCGCGTCGTCGTCAGTATCGCGGATATCACCGAACGACGCGAGCGCGAGCGCGAGCGGAAACAGCGCAACGAACAGCTGCGGACGCTGATCTCGAACCTGCCAGTCGTCGTGTTCACGCTGGACTCCGAGGGGGTCTTCCAGCATTCGGCGGGCAAGGGTCTGGACGCCCTCGGGCTCGAACCCGGCGAACTCGAGGGAAAATCGGTGTTCGACGCCTACGCCGACCAACCCGATATCGTCGGCTCGGCCGAGCGTGCGCTCGCCGGCGAGGAAGTACGGGCGACGCAGACTATCGGCGACCTCACTTTCGAGACCTGGTACCGACCGGTTCGCGACGACGACGGGGAGATCGAACTCGTCGTGGGCGTCGGCCGCGACGTGTCGGCACTCAAAGACCGTGAGAATCGGATGCAGGACCTGGCCCAGGCGTCCCAGGAGCTCCCGCACGCCCGGACAGAGCGAGAAGCGGCGAGCGTCGTCGTGGACATCGCCGACGCTATCGTCGGCTACCCGGTCACCGTCTACTGGTCCCACGACGCCGAGGACGACCGGCTCGAACCGCTGGTCGCCTCCGACCGCGCGCTGGAACTCGTCGAGGCGTCCGAGGCCACCGGGATCCCCGATATCGGCCACGATTCCGACGAGATGGGCCGGTTCGAGGCGGGCGACCTCGCGATCGTCGAAAACTACAACGACCTGGCGAACCCCGCGGCGCCGGAGGCCGACTTCGGCACCGTCGTTCTGGTCCCCATCGGTGATCACGGGCTGTTGAGCGTCGGCGCGCTCGAAGAGACCGTCTTCGACGAGTACGACAGGAATCTCACGGAGATCCTGGCGCGGTCGGCCGTCGACGCGCTCGACAGGATCGAACGTGAGCGCGAGCTTGAAGCCAGCAAGCGCGAGCTCGAACGCTCGAACGAGAGCCTCCAGCAGTTCGCCTACGTCGCCTCACACGATTTGCAGGAACCCCTGCGGATGGTGTCGAGCTACGTCTCGCTGCTGGAGGCGGAGTACGGCGAGCACTTCGACGAAGAGGCAGAGGAGTACATGGACTTCGCCGTCGACGGCGCGACGCGAATGCAGGAGATGATCGACGCGCTCCTGCAGTACTCACGGGTCCACACCCAGGGCGAGGAGTTCGTCGAGGTCGACACCGAGGCGGTGGTGGCGGAGACGCGCAAGAGCCTCGAACTGCTGGTCGACGACCACTCGGCGACCGTCGAGGTCGGCGAGCTGCCGCCGGTGCGGGCCGACCGGAGCCAGCTGGGACAGATATTCCAGAACCTCCTCAAGAACGCGGTCCAGCACGGCGGGGCCGAGCCGACCGTCGCGGTCGACGGGGCCCGCGAGGACGACCGGGTGCGCTTCGCGGTGTCCGACGACGGCGAGGGGATCCCCGAGTCCCAGCACGAGCGCATCTTCGAGATCTTCAAACAGAGCAGCGACAGGGACGACAGCACCGGGATCGGGCTGGCGATGTGCGAGCGCATCGCCCACCGTCACGACGGGGAGATCTGGGTCGAATCGGCGCCGGGCGAGGGCGCGACGTTTCACTTCACGATGCCGGCGGTCGGCGAGGAGAACGCCGACGACGACGTATCACGAGTCACCACGACCGGCGGAGCAAACCAATGA
- the psmB gene encoding archaeal proteasome endopeptidase complex subunit beta, with product MRDPSAGPEFSNDLQRRDAGIPDPTEPEIGSFPDESPQGDQSKVAETGTTTIGITADEGVVVATDMRASLGGRFVSNKRVQKVEQIHPTAALTLVGSVGGAQSFIRSLRAEVDLYEARKGEDMSMTALSTLAGNFARGGPFFAINPILGGIDEEGSHVYSIDPAGGVMEDDYTVTGSGLTVAYGTLEDRYEDGMSMDEARSAAVAGVRAAAERDTGSGNGVYVAEVTDEGVDIEDYPDFDGVE from the coding sequence ATGCGCGACCCATCCGCAGGCCCGGAGTTCTCGAACGATCTGCAGCGCCGCGACGCCGGGATTCCCGACCCGACGGAGCCGGAGATCGGTTCGTTCCCCGACGAGTCCCCGCAGGGCGACCAGAGCAAGGTCGCCGAGACCGGGACGACGACCATCGGCATCACCGCCGACGAAGGCGTCGTCGTCGCGACGGACATGCGCGCCTCCCTGGGCGGGCGGTTCGTCTCGAACAAGCGCGTCCAGAAGGTCGAGCAGATCCACCCGACGGCCGCGCTGACGCTCGTCGGTTCCGTGGGTGGTGCCCAGTCGTTCATCCGCTCGCTGCGCGCGGAGGTCGACCTCTACGAGGCCCGCAAGGGCGAGGACATGAGCATGACCGCCCTCTCGACGCTCGCCGGTAACTTCGCTCGCGGCGGTCCGTTCTTTGCCATCAACCCCATCCTCGGCGGCATCGACGAGGAAGGGAGTCACGTCTACTCCATCGACCCCGCCGGCGGCGTCATGGAAGACGACTACACCGTCACCGGCTCCGGGCTCACCGTCGCCTACGGTACCCTGGAGGACCGCTACGAGGACGGCATGAGCATGGACGAGGCCCGCAGCGCCGCCGTCGCCGGCGTCCGCGCCGCCGCCGAGCGCGACACCGGCTCCGGCAACGGCGTCTACGTCGCCGAGGTCACCGACGAGGGCGTCGACATCGAAGACTACCCGGACTTCGACGGCGTCGAGTAA
- a CDS encoding YlbF family regulator, with translation MSIETDAANAEGGEEVDALARELGDRIADMPIYERYREAKAEVEADEDLQEQIREFEQIREEFMLARQTNEATQEGLRTLQDAQEDLHDHPKMSEYLELQSELELRLQELNEIISEPLTVDFGGKAGGCCED, from the coding sequence ATGAGCATCGAGACCGACGCGGCGAACGCGGAGGGCGGCGAGGAGGTCGACGCGCTCGCGCGCGAACTCGGCGATCGGATCGCGGACATGCCGATCTACGAGCGCTACCGCGAGGCCAAGGCCGAGGTCGAGGCCGACGAGGACCTCCAGGAGCAGATCCGCGAGTTCGAGCAGATCCGCGAGGAGTTCATGCTCGCCCGCCAGACCAACGAGGCCACGCAAGAGGGCCTCCGGACGCTGCAGGACGCCCAGGAGGACCTGCACGACCACCCGAAGATGTCGGAGTACCTCGAACTGCAGAGCGAACTCGAACTGCGCCTGCAGGAGCTCAACGAGATCATCTCCGAGCCGCTGACGGTCGACTTCGGCGGCAAGGCCGGCGGCTGCTGCGAGGATTGA